From a single Podarcis raffonei isolate rPodRaf1 chromosome 10, rPodRaf1.pri, whole genome shotgun sequence genomic region:
- the ADM2 gene encoding protein ADM2, with the protein MSRSRPGEPARRPARRRAFPGNSRRSEGTGSPAPPARIASDCGTGAKRLPCAVAPPTGSSGPEALSAAPRDAMKRPLRREPACISRCRLLLPLLALLLHLPGAESASPAPSGRISPLSPRKPWARSHPPAWLQKRPMTEELSDKMVRMWPAWKPPVATPGSRLHLSVLPRRRLDPQQPGSPTQHRLPWTPAPRPKRQAAPRLHRAQLMRVGCALGTCQVQNLSHRLWLLKGQLGLQESAPMNPSSPHSYG; encoded by the exons ATGTCCCGGAGCCGTCCAGGCGAGCCAGCGCGCCGTCCAGCTCGCCGTCGAGCATTCCCGGGAAACTCTCGCCGTTCCGAAGGGACGGGCAGCCCAGCTCCACCAGCCAGAATTGCATCCGACTGCGGCACCGGAGCCAAGCGGCTCCCGTGCGCGGTAGCGCCCCCCACCGGGTCCTCGGGCCCTGAAGCCCTCTCCGCCGCCCCCCGCGACGCCATGAAGCGCCCGCTGCGCCGGGAGCCCGCTTGCATCAGCCGCTGTCGCCTCCTCCTCCCGCTCCTGGCGCTGCTCCTTCACCTGCCGGGCGCCGAGTCCGCCTCGCCCGCCCCATCGGGGCGCATCTCGCCGCTGTCGCCCAG GAAGCCCTGGGCCAGAAGCCACCCACCAGCCTGGCTGCAGAAGAGGCCGATGACAGAAGAGCTTTCGGACAAGATGGTCAGAATGTGGCCGGCCTGGAAGCCTCCCGTGGCGACGCCAGGAAGCCGGCTCCACCTCTCCGTCCTCCCCAGGCGCAGACTGGATCCCCAGCAGCCTGGCAGCCCCACCCAGCACCGGCTCCCGTGGACTCCAGCCCCCCGTCCAAAGCGCCAGGCAGCCCCCCGCCTGCACCGTGCGCAGCTGATGCGTGTCGGCTGTGCCTTGGGCACCTGCCAAGTGCAGAACCTGAGCCATCGGCTCTGGCTTCTGAAGGGCCAGTTGGGACTTCAGGAATCAGCCCCCATGAACCCCAGCAGCCCCCACAGCTATGGGTGA